One cyanobiont of Ornithocercus magnificus DNA segment encodes these proteins:
- a CDS encoding 2-C-methyl-D-erythritol 4-phosphate cytidylyltransferase produces the protein MHLLITAAGRGSRMGASCNKLLLPLAGRPLLSWTLDAAQAAQSIKWVGLIGQPRDQEAIFASCLPQQRGHICWIQGGETRQQSVRCGLAALPTDASHVLIHDGARCLVEPSLFDRCAAIVLGGEAVIAATPVTDTIKQVNKNGVVIATPNRSSLWAAQTPQGFSVDQLRKGHAEAERSGWAVTDDASIYEQLGWPVRVLDAGSYNIKVTTPFDLTIAEATLNARLST, from the coding sequence GTGCACTTATTAATCACAGCTGCTGGTAGGGGTAGCCGCATGGGAGCTAGCTGTAACAAGCTGCTGTTGCCACTTGCTGGCCGACCTCTGCTGTCTTGGACTTTGGATGCAGCTCAAGCTGCACAGTCAATCAAATGGGTCGGTCTTATTGGTCAACCGCGTGACCAAGAAGCTATTTTTGCCTCCTGCTTACCACAGCAGAGAGGCCATATCTGCTGGATTCAAGGAGGAGAGACTCGGCAGCAATCGGTACGATGTGGCCTTGCGGCCTTGCCTACTGACGCATCTCATGTACTGATTCATGACGGTGCTCGGTGCCTGGTCGAGCCTAGTTTGTTTGATCGTTGCGCTGCCATTGTTTTAGGTGGCGAGGCTGTAATAGCTGCCACACCTGTAACAGACACTATCAAGCAAGTCAATAAAAATGGCGTGGTCATAGCAACACCAAACCGATCCAGCCTATGGGCTGCTCAGACACCACAGGGATTCTCTGTGGACCAACTCCGAAAAGGTCATGCTGAGGCTGAACGGAGCGGCTGGGCTGTCACAGATGATGCTTCCATCTATGAGCAGCTTGGTTGGCCTGTTAGAGTTTTAGATGCAGGATCATACAACATTAAAGTAACTACACCATTTGACCTAACTATTGCTGAGGCTACCCTCAATGCTAGACTGTCAACTTGA